Proteins co-encoded in one Capsicum annuum cultivar UCD-10X-F1 chromosome 9, UCD10Xv1.1, whole genome shotgun sequence genomic window:
- the LOC124887174 gene encoding uncharacterized protein LOC124887174 yields MYILATTDYFSKWAEAVPLKELKKKNVVDFIKSNIIFRCGIPRCIVIDNGTPFNNKLMSTLCKKFNFKQHKSSLYNAPANGLAEAFNKTLGNLLKKVVAKNKRTGMRGSVKLCGHIVRPVELLPKRLQLEALDEKRLEAQQKLECYQARLARSFNKRVRPQLFQVGKLVLAV; encoded by the exons ATGTACATTTTAGCTACTACCGATTATTTCTCGAAATGGGCTGAAGCCGTGCcgctaaaagagttaaaaaagaaaaatgttgtTGATTTTATCAAGTCGAACATCATCTTTAGGTGTGGCATACCAAGATGTATAGTTATTGATAATGGAACTCCCTTCAATAATAAGCTCATGAGTACTTTATGCAAGAAGTTTAATTTTAAGCAGCATAAGTCTTCATTGTACAATGCGCCTGCCAATGGTCTTGCCGAAGCTTTTAATAAAACACTTGGTAACCTCTTGAAGAAAGtggttgcaaaaaataaaagaactggTATGAGAGGATCGGTGAAGCTTTGTGGGCATATCGTACGACCTGTAGAACTGCTACCCAAGCGACTCC AGTTAGAGGCATTGGACGAGAAGAGATTAGAAGCACAACAAAAGTTGGAGTGTTATCAAGCTCGACTTGCTAGATCTTTCAACAAAAGAGTGCGCCCACAATTATTTCAAGTAGGAAAATTGGTCTTAGCAGTTTGA
- the LOC107842295 gene encoding uncharacterized protein LOC107842295: MKKAMGSKMKIEIPIGKGRPTKPIQSTKLSNELGIIARNFLPLPNKWKELTREDKDAALIRCHGEKEFEGVEPDRIEFYKHTHYTSEKGWSSEEVETNYNNMNDLKALYTSGESSMTIDEIVDVVLGTKSGYIKGLGYGPKPNTTRATQRRMTVLEDSLKKVKLEAASAQNELQK, encoded by the exons atgaagaaggcTATGGGAAGCAAGATGAAAATAGAGATTCCTATTGGTAAAGGAAGGCCAACTAAGCCAATTCAATCCACTAAACTATCCAATGAATTAGGGATAATTGCTCGGAATTTTCTTCCACTTCCAAACAAGTGGAAGGAACTTACAAGAGAGGACAAAGATGCAGCATTAATTAGATGCCAC GGTGAAAAGGAATTTGAAGGTGTAGAGCCTGACAGAATTGAGTTCTACAAGCATACTCATTACACGAGTGAAAAAGGATGGTCATCTGAAGAAGTTGAGACTAACtat AACAACATGAATGATTTGAAAGCTCTATATACTTCTGGAGAGTCTTCTATGACTATTGATGAAATTGTGGATGTTGTACTTGGTACAAAGTCGGGGTACATAAAAGGTCTTGGTTATGGTCCTAAACCTAATACTACAAGGGCAACACAAAGGAGGATGACAGTGTTAGAAGACTCCCTCAAAAAGGTAAAACTGGAAGCTGCTAGTGCCCAAAATGAGTTACAGAAATGA